A single Candidatus Beckwithbacteria bacterium DNA region contains:
- a CDS encoding undecaprenyl-diphosphate phosphatase, with protein MQILTALFLGIVQGFTEFLPVSSSGHLALLQSWLGFKNPPITFDILLHLGTLLAILWFFKKTLQEIASQFWQSVSKKDWHLFPKISYLVIIGTLPATILGLLIKSSIETFFTTKLFIGIGFLISSAFLLSSQFLTQKNQDKTITIKRAVIIGLAQAIAILPGISRSGSTVSTGLLQGIKREEAFTFSFLLAIPAIVGAVTLDLDKITSISSDQIPSYVIGFTAAFITGMVSLLIFKKLVSQLKLSWFGFYCLTLGMITMFFSIF; from the coding sequence ATGCAAATTTTAACTGCGTTATTTTTGGGAATTGTCCAGGGTTTCACTGAGTTCTTGCCAGTTTCCTCATCTGGTCATTTAGCTTTGCTGCAATCCTGGCTTGGCTTTAAAAACCCACCTATTACGTTTGATATCTTACTTCATCTGGGAACGTTATTAGCCATTCTTTGGTTTTTTAAAAAAACCTTGCAAGAAATTGCCAGTCAATTTTGGCAAAGCGTTAGTAAAAAAGATTGGCATCTTTTTCCTAAAATTTCTTATCTTGTCATTATTGGAACTTTACCAGCTACCATCCTTGGTTTATTAATCAAATCAAGTATTGAAACATTTTTTACCACTAAACTGTTTATTGGGATTGGCTTTCTAATAAGCTCGGCTTTTTTACTAAGTAGCCAGTTTTTGACGCAAAAAAATCAAGATAAAACTATAACTATCAAAAGAGCTGTGATCATTGGTTTAGCTCAGGCCATTGCTATTTTACCTGGTATATCCCGCTCCGGCTCAACTGTTTCCACTGGTCTTTTACAGGGAATTAAAAGAGAGGAAGCGTTTACTTTTTCTTTTCTTCTGGCTATTCCGGCTATTGTTGGCGCGGTGACCTTAGACCTAGATAAAATTACCAGTATTAGCAGTGATCAAATACCTAGTTATGTCATTGGTTTTACAGCCGCTTTTATAACTGGAATGGTTTCGCTGCTTATTTTTAAAAAATTGGTTTCACAGCTTAAACTATCGTGGTTTGGTTTTTACTGCCTAACATTGGGAATGATAACTATGTTTTTCTCTATATTCTGA